Proteins encoded in a region of the Prunus persica cultivar Lovell chromosome G4, Prunus_persica_NCBIv2, whole genome shotgun sequence genome:
- the LOC18779695 gene encoding GDSL esterase/lipase At5g45950 → MRQTWPIMVEKKGTLVIVELALLLLLPLLSGALDIVKAREIAARYNVTCILVFGDSSVDSGNNNFIVTTIKSNFLPYGKDFFNGRPTGRFSNGRLATDFIADAIGYTKTIPPFLDPNLKLEDLPHGASFASAASGYDDFTANISSVLSLPRQLEYLMHYKVKLRKLVGQKRAEDIIRTALFVMSMGTNDFLQDYYLDPTRPKQFTVEEYQNYLVSCMANAIQKMQRLGGTRLVVVGVPPLGCMPLVKTIMDVTTCAENYNKVAFSLNSKIQEKLETISATSRMETAFVDAYGIIQNAINNPALYGLSETSKGCCGTGTIEFGDSCRGLETCTDPEKYVFWDAVHPTEKMYKILAEEAIKALAQKLLV, encoded by the exons ATGCGTCAAACTTGGCCAATAATGGTGGAGAAGAAGGGGACACTTGTGATCGTGGAATTGgctttgctgctgctgctgccttTGCTCTCGGGAGCTCTTGACATTGTTAAAGCGAGGGAAATTGCTGCTCGCTACAATGTGACATGTATCTTGGTCTTTGGAGATTCAAGTGTTGATTCTGGCAACAACAATTTTATAGTGACCACCATAAAGAGCAATTTCCTTCCTTATGGCAAAGACTTCTTCAATGGCCGCCCAACTGGAAGGTTCAGCAATGGAAGGCTTGCCACAGATTTCATTG CGGATGCTATTGGCTACACAAAAACAATCCCACCATTTCTTGACCCCAATCTGAAGCTGGAAGATCTGCCTCATGGTGCTAGTTTTGCATCAGCTGCTTCGGGTTACGATGATTTCACCGCTAATATTTCG AGTGTTCTATCTCTTCCCCGCCAGCTGGAGTATTTGATGCATTATAAAGTCAAACTAAGAAAACTGGTTGGTCAGAAGAGAGCTGAGGATATCATTAGAACTGCCCTCTTCGTCATGAGTATGGGCACAAATGACTTTCTCCAAGACTACTACTTGGACCCAACTCGCCCCAAGCAATTCACTGTGGAAGAGTATCAAAATTACTTGGTCTCTTGCATGGCTAATGCCATTCAG AAAATGCAAAGGCTAGGAGGCACAAGATTGGTTGTTGTTGGGGTCCCTCCTTTGGGATGCATGCCACTTGTCAAAACGATAATGGACGTGACGACATGTGCCGAAAATTACAACAAAGTGGCATTCTCATTGAATTCCAAGATACAAGAGAAATTGGAGACCATAAGCGCAACATCTAGAATGGAAACTGCCTTTGTTGATGCTTATGGTATTATCCAAAATGCCATAAACAACCCAGCATTGTACG GTTTGTCTGAGACTTCAAAAGGGTGTTGCGGGACTGGAACCATAGAGTTTGGAGATTCATGCAGGGGCTTAGAGACATGCACTGATCcagaaaaatatgtattctGGGATGCTGTTCATCCAACAGAAAAAATGTATAAAATCCTTGCTGAGGAGGCTATCAAAGCTCTGGCTCAAAAGCTCCTTGTCTGA